In the genome of Magnolia sinica isolate HGM2019 chromosome 2, MsV1, whole genome shotgun sequence, one region contains:
- the LOC131237640 gene encoding endonuclease 2-like, whose protein sequence is MGSHVVFLQVLLIALSATPFIDGWGKEGHSMVCKIAQQRLTVDASAAVLDLLPEAAGGELSEVCSWADEVRFRYRWSSPLHYINTPGVCTFQYKRDCHNSKGVDDMCVVGAINNYTSQLESYGDSSVQYNLTESLMFLAHFVGDVHQPLHVGYEADEGGNTIRVRWYRRMTNLHHVWDVSIIETAMKDFYSNDLNLLTEAIQQNLTDVWSDQITKWETCNKKRVTCADTYASESIRLACNYAYKDVENGMTLDDDYFLSRLPVVQERIAQAAVRLAALLNHIFNASVSERNPTVAEI, encoded by the exons atggGCTCCCATGTAGTATTCCTTCAAGTGCTTTTGATAGCTCTCAGTGCAACTCCATTCATAGATGGTTGGGGTAAGGAGGGCCATTCCATGGTCTGCAAGATAGCACAG CAACGACTGACGGTGGATGCATCGGCAGCGGTTCTCGATCTTCTTCCAGAGGCCGCAGGAGGCGAACTTTCAGAGGTGTGTTCATGGGCAGACGAGGTCCGGTTCCGGTACCGATGGTCAAGTCCGTTGCACTACATAAATACGCCAGGGGTCTGCACCTTTCAGTATAAGA GGGATTGCCACAATTCCAAAGGAGTGGATGATATGTGCGTGGTTGGAGCAATCAACAACTACACTTCACAATTAGAGTCCTATGGAGACTCATCAGTTCAGT ATAACTTGACAGAGAGCTTAATGTTCCTGGCCCATTTTGTGGGAGACGTACATCAACCTCTACATGTAGGATATGAGGCAGATGAAGGTGGTAACACCATACGCGTCAGATGGTACCGCAGGATGACCAATCTTCAccat GTGTGGGACGTGAGTATAATAGAGACGGCCATGAAGGATTTCTACAGTAATGATCTCAATCTCTTGACCGAAGCCATCCAACAGAATCTCACC GATGTATGGTCGGATCAAATCACTAAATGGGAGACTTGTAATAAAAAACGAGTTACTTGCGCAGATAC GTATGCATCAGAGAGCATTCGACTTGCATGTAATTATGCATATAAGGATGTCGAAAACGGAATGACATTAGACG ATGATTATTTCCTTTCGCGGCTTCCCGTTGTTCAAGAGAGGATTGCACAAGCTGCTGTGAGATTGGCTGCTCTCCTCAATCACATCTTCAATGCCAGCGTCAGCGAAAGAAATCCAACGGTAGCAGAGATATGA